The nucleotide window AACCAAAACCAATAGCATAGGATAAAACTTGTATACTAGCAAGCCAACGAAAACGTAGCTCTCTTTGTAAAAGCGATTCTGCTACCATTGATAAACCCTTTAATGGAAATACTAATGAAATTATATATAGTACTGATGTTAGTTCTTCAATTCTAAAGAAACCAGCAATAAATGGTGCAAGTAAAAAAATAATCCCTATCAAACACGTACCAAATAATAGTGAAATTGTAAAGCCTGTTCGAATGTGTCTTTCTTCAAGGATTGGTCGTTGAACTATAGCTGGCCCGATTCCAAGCTTAGAGAAAATATCAGAAAAATTAACGACTATTAACGCGGCAGCGACTAATCCAAAATCCTCAGGGGTAAGGAGCCTAGCTAAGATTATTAAAACGATAATTTGTAAAATTGCTTGGACACCTGCCCCTGAAAACATCCAAAACAGTCCAGATAATGTACTACTAGTTAAACTTTTTGTACCTTTATCTGCGTTGTTATTTTTATTACCTACATCCAATGTTACTTACCTCCATGGTGCTTCTAAATTAACACATCCAATATTTTACTAAAGATTTATAATTACTTTAGTTTCGCTACCAAATTATTATACAGGCAAAGTTTTTTAATTACGTTCTCTGTATATTTTTAACATAAATCCCTAAACATGCAAAAAATTACCAAACCCTTAAACTTTTTAGTTATTTAGCTGTTTTCTGCTCTTTTAATAATAGCTGATTCAACACATCTCCTAGAATAGTAGATGAAGTGCCCTTAGTATAACTAAAATAAACCATCTCAACACCTACGCTACTAAATTTATTTTCGATCTTTTCATACATTTTTGAACCCTTCCAATCATCTCCATGGAATATAGCGTCAAATTTGAGTTTTTCCCATGCATTAAACTTGTCCATTGATGTTTGTGGAACAACTTCGTCTACATACTTAATAGCTTCTACAATTGATATTCTTTCTTCGAAAGGTATAACTGGTGTTTTTTTCTTATAACCCTGCACTACCTCATCAGTACTTACTCCTACGATTAAGTAATCACATTGCTCTTTAGCTTTTTTTAAAATATTTAGATGCCCAATATGGAACAAGTCAAATACACCTGTTGTATAGCCTAACTTATATTTTTTCATTACCAAATTCACTCCTGGATTTAACTTTAGATTTTATGATTTTTGTGATTTCTTGTAGCTTATCGTTCATTAATGTATCTCCCATTAAGGATGGTAACGCTGGCCAAGTTTCATCCTTCCATACCTCATCTAAAAAGCTTACAGGGTTCTTGTACCGTGGAAAAACATGATAATGAACGTGCTTATCTATCATCATCAACATCAAATAGTTTATAACATCATAATTTAAAGTACTTTTTAGCGTTGATTCAATAATCTTAATGATATTATTCAGATCAGAAAACTCATTTTGTTCAAGTCCTGAAAAAGTAACACACTCTCGCTTTAACGAAAGTATTCCAGCTCCAATTGTTCCTTGATTTGGCCTCACTGACCATATCCAATGTTCAGTTTCATAAATAGAATACTCGACTACCTTGTATTTCTCTTGAAATTCTGTCAAGATTGTCATTAATACCACTCCTATTAATGTTTGATAAAGTTACTTCTTTAAAGACATTTTGAATTGATAGTCGTTATTGTACTACCAATTTAACAAATAAAACTTTTTTGAATAAAGATTATCCTCGACCTTTGACGATAAATAACCATACATGTTTTATTTGTCAATGTACTCAATATTGATATTTTCATATTCAGATTTTTGATCTTCAACCTTCGGAAGTTTCATATAATCTCCATAAAGTCTATTTAGATATTCTTCAGGGTTACTAGGTGCACTAAAGAAAAACCCTTCAAATTTAACCTTCTTAGGGACCCCGTATATTTCAGTTTCCATAGTCTGCTTGGAATATTTGTACCTACTTGCCATACTACATACACAGCGGGTGTTAGAATGCTCATATTTTCTCATAACACCTTCCAATTTATTTATTATAGTCTTCATTGAAATAGGTGACAAAATAGTATAGGCGGTTTTGCGAAGTATCATTTGGGTAATCTCTTTAAAACTTCTTTTGGTTTTAACATATTTTAGCCTAATTTTAATTCTAGAAATTAGTTTGAGTAGCTTAATAGATTTGCTTTGTTTGTTTCTAAGCTTTATATCATTTGGAGCATTATCAAGAGGAAAAACATCCAATGACAATATGCTATTTACATGATAATAACTAGCCTTCCCCTTAATATTTCTTTTAGTGGTATTTCGAAAACCAATTTTTATTTTTGGACTATGAAAATGCTTATTATTTTTATTACTGTAAATAATGTATTTGTCAGGTAATAAGTCATTACAGACCCTACAAAATTTCTCGTAATCTCCACGCATCATTCCTAAATCGATATCAGTGTCCCAAGGAATAAACCCTTCATGTCTAATAGCACCTAGTAAGGTTCCCGCAATCATATAGTACTGAATATTGTTTTCTTCACAAATCTTATCAATATCAATTAAAAGTTCTACCAGTTTTAATTGAGCAGTCCTTAATTCTGTTTTGTCCATAACAATTACAATCCTCCTTTTCATGTATATAGCGATTCGCGTGAGTGGAAATTTTTAACACCGCTGATTTAATTACAAAAGTAAACAATTTCTTGTACTTTTAATACTATCTTCAAAAATAAAGGTAGATCTATCTTAATAAAATAGAACGCATTAAATGTAGTACCTTAGTGTTCATTTGAGGATATGAAACTATGATTTACCTTTGTCTTTTCTAAACAGTAGCCCTACTGAGATCCCCATAAAAACCCAAAAATTTAAATCTATTAAGTATGAGCTACTGACCAATAAGTGAACAAACCCGAGGCAGAACCAGATAATAAAAACATTATAGTTCATATAATTCTTTAATAAGAATAACTTGAAAATTATTATACAAATTAAAAATATAATCATTAACCCTAATACTACACCAAAATTAGATGCTATTTCTAAAAAGATATTGTGCGCGTAGCTTCCACCTAGTACTCTGCGATCTCCAACTAGGCCAATTCCTAACAATGGATTTTGAATAATTACTCCAATAAGGTTATCGTAAATTACATCCCTACCACTTAAATGAACTTCGTCTCTCAATAACAACATTATACTTCTGCTTCTGATACCATAGTTCAGTAAAAAATAATACAAATATTCAAGAATATCTTCTATTTTTAGATAAATTATCATTACACTTACTATGGATACAAAATAGCCAATTAACTTTTTGTAATTTAGTCTAGTATTAGGCCTTAATAACTTTAAAAATACAAATACGAAAATACAAAATATTGCGCCTCTGGAACCTAAAGCTAGTATTACTAACAACGAAACTAAGACAAACACCAATAT belongs to Anaerobacillus sp. CMMVII and includes:
- a CDS encoding FAD synthase, yielding MKKYKLGYTTGVFDLFHIGHLNILKKAKEQCDYLIVGVSTDEVVQGYKKKTPVIPFEERISIVEAIKYVDEVVPQTSMDKFNAWEKLKFDAIFHGDDWKGSKMYEKIENKFSSVGVEMVYFSYTKGTSSTILGDVLNQLLLKEQKTAK
- a CDS encoding HIT family protein, with the translated sequence MTILTEFQEKYKVVEYSIYETEHWIWSVRPNQGTIGAGILSLKRECVTFSGLEQNEFSDLNNIIKIIESTLKSTLNYDVINYLMLMMIDKHVHYHVFPRYKNPVSFLDEVWKDETWPALPSLMGDTLMNDKLQEITKIIKSKVKSRSEFGNEKI
- a CDS encoding phosphorylcholine transferase LicD, whose amino-acid sequence is MDKTELRTAQLKLVELLIDIDKICEENNIQYYMIAGTLLGAIRHEGFIPWDTDIDLGMMRGDYEKFCRVCNDLLPDKYIIYSNKNNKHFHSPKIKIGFRNTTKRNIKGKASYYHVNSILSLDVFPLDNAPNDIKLRNKQSKSIKLLKLISRIKIRLKYVKTKRSFKEITQMILRKTAYTILSPISMKTIINKLEGVMRKYEHSNTRCVCSMASRYKYSKQTMETEIYGVPKKVKFEGFFFSAPSNPEEYLNRLYGDYMKLPKVEDQKSEYENINIEYIDK
- a CDS encoding O-antigen ligase family protein, with product MIHASKKHNLKIDILDDKKISIVIIAPFVVLTIQYFILIYFNLLGTADASKVQLISKALVGTIFLYGLSAVLKRSKLKIIGIYILAILIFLINYLIFPENHIYLKELIFPFFFMCLPVFIYSMSINDVAVLKQIMEKASFIVFIIGTILGFLILSGSVSAGVYSMSLSYYMLVPAIIYINDLFDKPSIRILVFVLVSLLVILALGSRGAIFCIFVFVFLKLLRPNTRLNYKKLIGYFVSIVSVMIIYLKIEDILEYLYYFLLNYGIRSRSIMLLLRDEVHLSGRDVIYDNLIGVIIQNPLLGIGLVGDRRVLGGSYAHNIFLEIASNFGVVLGLMIIFLICIIIFKLFLLKNYMNYNVFIIWFCLGFVHLLVSSSYLIDLNFWVFMGISVGLLFRKDKGKS